The following are encoded in a window of Kitasatospora sp. NBC_01250 genomic DNA:
- a CDS encoding HAMP domain-containing protein: MRDGNFRRRLTVPGDGPMAEIAAMFNEVAERNQHLTGELARVRRAVGREGRLTARLENGAGEGAWASAVDNCNALIDDLARPMAEVGRVLASIAEGDLDQRMELRSNQPDGGSHPLRGEFLKVGRTVNGLVDQLSEFTDEVTRVAIEVGTEGKLGGQARVRSMSGSWKDLADSVNTMAGRLTAQVRNIAEVTTAVAKGDLSHKVTVDVAGEMLELKNTVNTMVDQLNSFAAQVTRVARDVGTEGRLGGQAQVPGVAGVWRDLTDSVNFMANNLTDQVRNIAQVTTAVARGDLSQKIEVDARGEILELKNTINTMVDQLSAFAAQVTRVARDVGTEGRLGGQAQVPGVAGVWRDLTDSVNFMANNLTDQVRNIAQVTTAVARGDLSQKIQVDARGEILELKNTINTMVDQLSAFADEVTRVARDVGTEGILGGQASVPGVSGTWKDLTNSVNLMANNLTSQVRNIAEVTTAVARGDVSKKITVDARGEILELVTTVNTMVDQLSAFADEVTRVAREVGTDGILGGQARVRGVSGIWKDLTDNVNFMASNLTSQVRNIAEVATAVARGDLSKKITIEAQGEVAALAGTLNTMVDQLSAFAVQVTRVAREVGTDGILGGQADVPGVAGIWKDLTDNVNFMASNLTSQVRNIALVITAVARGDLSQKIDVDAAGEILELKTSINTMVDQLSAFADEVTRVAREVGTDGRLGGQARVPGADGTWQDLTESVNELANNLTRQVRAIAQVATAVTRGDLSLRIDVDASGEIDELKDNINQMIANLRETTRTNQEQDWLKTNMARFSGLLQGRRDLEAVASLIMSELTPVVSAQHGAFFLAQPAGRTAEMITEDDDESDTVLRLIGSYGYQRRSMPTTFRPGESLVGQAAVEKRPISLTEAPPGYLRISSGLGEASPAHVVVLPVLFEGRLLGVIELATFASFTTVVMDFLNQIADLIGVTVNTISVNTKTEGLLLESQRLTAELSMRSAELEARQEELERTNEELQEKAEQLAQQNRDIEIKNSEIEEARKVLEERAEQLALASRYKSEFLANMSHELRTPLNSLLILAKLLSDNNEGNLSSKQVEFADTIHGAGSDLLQLINDILDLSKVEAGKMDVRPAKIALVQLTDYVEAAFRPLTADKGLDFTVTVSPELPPTLHTDEQRLQQVLRNLLSNAVKFTDSGAVHLDIEPAGSVVPQHVREQLLESGQIDDPDATLVAFAVTDTGIGIPGNKLREIFEAFKQADGGTSRKYGGTGLGLSISREIARLLGGEIHAESELGEGSTFTLYLPLRSDAPQGSADRERPGAAPASGSALRAAVGVTPTGLPVPVGESPADHWAQEVRELALERRRDAAERRRTAESAPVAARHAEEEVPAPRAGAGPQFEGRFGGEEVLIVDDDVRNVFALTSVLEQYGLTVLYAENGREGIEVLEQHENVALVLMDIMMPEMDGYATTEAIRRMPQFAGLPIIALTAKAMKGDREKSIEAGASDHVTKPVDTDHLLNVMRQWLGARG; the protein is encoded by the coding sequence ATGCGCGACGGCAACTTCCGGCGCCGACTGACGGTGCCGGGCGATGGCCCGATGGCCGAGATCGCGGCGATGTTCAACGAGGTCGCCGAGCGCAACCAGCACCTGACCGGCGAGCTGGCCCGGGTGCGCCGCGCGGTGGGCCGTGAGGGGCGGCTGACGGCGCGGCTGGAGAACGGCGCGGGGGAGGGCGCCTGGGCCTCGGCGGTGGACAACTGCAACGCGCTGATCGACGACCTGGCCCGTCCGATGGCCGAGGTCGGGCGGGTGCTCGCCTCGATCGCCGAGGGTGACCTGGACCAGCGGATGGAGCTGCGCTCCAACCAGCCGGACGGCGGCAGCCACCCGTTGCGCGGCGAGTTCCTCAAGGTCGGCCGGACCGTGAACGGCCTGGTGGACCAGCTCTCGGAGTTCACCGACGAGGTGACCCGGGTGGCCATCGAGGTCGGCACCGAGGGCAAGCTCGGCGGCCAGGCCCGGGTGCGCTCGATGTCCGGCAGCTGGAAGGACCTGGCCGACTCCGTCAACACCATGGCGGGCCGGCTCACCGCGCAGGTGCGCAACATTGCCGAGGTCACCACCGCGGTGGCCAAGGGCGACCTCTCGCACAAGGTCACCGTGGACGTGGCCGGCGAGATGCTGGAGCTGAAGAACACCGTCAACACGATGGTCGACCAGCTGAACTCGTTCGCCGCGCAGGTGACCCGGGTGGCGCGGGACGTGGGGACCGAGGGGCGTCTGGGTGGTCAGGCGCAGGTGCCCGGGGTGGCCGGGGTGTGGCGTGATCTGACCGATTCGGTCAACTTCATGGCCAACAACCTCACGGATCAGGTCCGAAATATTGCGCAGGTGACCACGGCGGTGGCGCGTGGTGATCTGTCGCAGAAGATCGAGGTCGATGCCCGGGGCGAGATCCTGGAGCTCAAGAACACCATCAACACCATGGTGGATCAGCTTTCCGCCTTCGCCGCGCAGGTGACCCGGGTGGCGCGGGACGTGGGGACCGAGGGGCGTCTGGGTGGTCAGGCGCAGGTGCCCGGGGTGGCCGGGGTGTGGCGTGATCTGACCGATTCGGTCAACTTCATGGCCAACAACCTCACGGATCAGGTGCGAAACATTGCGCAGGTGACCACGGCGGTGGCGCGTGGTGATCTGTCGCAGAAGATCCAGGTCGATGCCCGGGGCGAGATCCTGGAGCTCAAGAACACCATCAACACCATGGTCGACCAGCTCTCCGCCTTCGCGGACGAGGTCACCAGGGTGGCCAGGGACGTCGGCACCGAGGGCATCCTGGGCGGTCAGGCCAGCGTGCCCGGCGTCTCCGGGACCTGGAAGGACCTGACCAACAGCGTCAACCTGATGGCCAACAACCTGACCAGTCAGGTGCGCAACATCGCCGAAGTGACCACGGCGGTGGCCCGCGGCGACGTCTCCAAGAAGATCACCGTGGACGCCCGCGGCGAGATCCTCGAACTGGTCACCACCGTCAACACGATGGTCGACCAGCTGAGCGCCTTCGCCGACGAGGTGACCCGGGTGGCCCGCGAGGTGGGCACCGACGGGATCCTGGGCGGCCAGGCCCGGGTGCGCGGCGTCTCGGGCATCTGGAAGGACCTGACCGACAACGTCAACTTCATGGCGTCCAACCTGACCAGCCAGGTGCGCAACATCGCCGAGGTGGCCACCGCGGTGGCCCGCGGTGACCTGTCCAAGAAGATCACCATCGAGGCGCAGGGCGAGGTCGCGGCGCTGGCCGGCACCCTGAACACGATGGTCGACCAGCTGAGCGCCTTCGCCGTCCAGGTGACCCGGGTGGCCCGCGAGGTGGGCACCGACGGCATCCTGGGCGGCCAGGCGGACGTCCCGGGCGTCGCCGGCATCTGGAAGGACCTGACCGACAACGTCAACTTCATGGCCTCCAACCTGACCAGCCAGGTGCGCAACATCGCCCTGGTGATCACGGCGGTGGCCCGCGGCGACCTGTCGCAGAAGATCGACGTCGACGCGGCCGGCGAGATCCTGGAGCTGAAGACCAGCATCAACACGATGGTCGACCAGCTGAGCGCCTTCGCCGACGAGGTGACCCGGGTGGCCCGCGAGGTGGGCACCGACGGGCGGCTCGGCGGCCAGGCCCGGGTACCCGGCGCGGACGGCACCTGGCAGGACCTCACCGAGTCGGTGAACGAGCTGGCCAACAACCTGACCAGGCAGGTGCGGGCCATCGCCCAGGTGGCCACCGCGGTGACCCGCGGCGACCTGTCCTTGCGGATCGACGTCGACGCCTCGGGCGAGATCGACGAGCTCAAGGACAACATCAACCAGATGATCGCCAACCTGCGCGAGACCACGCGCACCAACCAGGAGCAGGACTGGCTGAAGACCAACATGGCCCGGTTCTCCGGCCTGCTGCAGGGCCGGCGCGACCTGGAGGCGGTCGCCTCGCTGATCATGTCCGAGCTGACCCCGGTGGTCTCGGCCCAGCACGGTGCCTTCTTCCTGGCCCAGCCGGCCGGGCGCACCGCGGAGATGATCACCGAGGACGACGACGAGTCCGACACCGTGCTGCGCCTGATCGGCTCCTACGGCTACCAGCGCCGCTCGATGCCGACCACCTTCCGCCCCGGCGAGTCGCTGGTCGGCCAGGCGGCGGTGGAGAAGCGCCCGATCAGCCTCACCGAGGCGCCTCCCGGCTACCTGCGGATCTCCTCCGGCCTCGGCGAGGCCTCGCCCGCGCACGTGGTGGTGCTGCCGGTGCTCTTCGAGGGCCGGCTGCTCGGGGTGATCGAGCTGGCGACCTTCGCCTCCTTCACCACGGTGGTGATGGACTTCCTGAACCAGATCGCCGATCTGATCGGGGTCACCGTCAACACCATCAGCGTCAACACCAAGACCGAGGGACTGCTCCTGGAGTCCCAGCGACTGACCGCCGAACTCTCCATGCGGTCGGCAGAGTTGGAGGCGCGTCAGGAGGAGCTGGAGCGCACCAACGAGGAGCTCCAGGAGAAGGCCGAGCAACTGGCCCAGCAGAACCGCGACATCGAGATCAAGAACAGCGAGATCGAGGAGGCCCGCAAGGTCCTGGAGGAGCGCGCCGAGCAGCTGGCCCTCGCCTCGCGCTACAAGAGCGAGTTCCTGGCCAACATGTCGCACGAGCTGCGCACCCCGCTCAACTCGCTGCTGATCCTGGCCAAGCTGCTCTCCGACAACAACGAGGGCAACCTCTCCTCCAAGCAGGTCGAGTTCGCCGACACCATCCACGGCGCCGGCTCTGACCTGCTGCAGCTGATCAACGACATCCTGGACCTGTCCAAGGTCGAGGCCGGCAAGATGGACGTCCGCCCGGCGAAGATCGCCCTGGTCCAGCTCACCGACTACGTGGAGGCGGCGTTCCGGCCGCTGACCGCGGACAAGGGCCTGGACTTCACGGTCACCGTCTCGCCCGAGCTGCCGCCCACCCTGCACACCGACGAGCAGCGGCTCCAGCAGGTGCTGCGCAACCTGCTCTCCAACGCCGTGAAGTTCACCGACAGCGGCGCGGTGCACCTGGACATCGAACCGGCCGGGTCGGTGGTGCCGCAGCACGTGCGCGAGCAACTGCTGGAGTCGGGTCAGATCGACGACCCCGACGCCACACTGGTGGCCTTCGCGGTGACCGACACCGGCATCGGCATCCCCGGGAACAAGCTGCGCGAGATCTTCGAGGCGTTCAAGCAGGCCGACGGCGGCACCAGCCGCAAGTACGGCGGCACCGGCCTGGGCCTGTCGATCAGCCGGGAGATCGCCCGGCTGCTCGGCGGCGAGATCCACGCCGAGAGCGAGCTCGGCGAGGGCAGCACCTTCACCCTCTACCTGCCGTTGCGCAGTGACGCGCCGCAGGGCTCGGCGGACCGTGAGCGGCCCGGTGCCGCGCCCGCGTCCGGCAGTGCGCTGCGGGCCGCGGTCGGCGTGACCCCCACCGGCCTGCCGGTGCCGGTCGGTGAGAGCCCGGCCGACCACTGGGCGCAGGAGGTGCGGGAGCTGGCGCTGGAGCGCCGCCGGGACGCGGCCGAGCGCCGCCGCACGGCCGAGAGCGCACCGGTGGCCGCCCGGCACGCGGAGGAGGAGGTGCCCGCGCCGCGGGCCGGGGCCGGACCGCAGTTCGAGGGCCGGTTCGGCGGCGAGGAGGTGCTGATCGTCGACGACGACGTGCGCAACGTCTTCGCCCTCACCAGCGTGCTGGAGCAGTACGGGCTGACGGTGCTGTACGCGGAGAACGGCCGCGAGGGGATCGAGGTCCTGGAGCAGCACGAGAACGTGGCGCTGGTCCTGATGGACATCATGATGCCGGAGATGGACGGCTACGCGACCACCGAGGCGATCCGCCGGATGCCCCAGTTCGCCGGCCTGCCGATCATCGCGCTGACCGCCAAGGCGATGAAGGGCGACCGGGAGAAGAGCATCGAGGCGGGCGCCTCCGACCACGTGACCAAGCCGGTGGACACCGACCACCTGTTGAACGTGATGCGCCAGTGGCTGGGGGCGCGTGGTTAG
- a CDS encoding response regulator has translation MVQKAKILLVDDRPENLLALEAILSALDQTLVRAVSGEEALKALLTDDFAVILLDVQMPGMDGFETAAHIKRRERTRDIPIIFLTAINHGPHHTFRGYAAGAVDYISKPFDPWVLRAKVSVFVDLYVKNCQLKEQAALLRLQLEDDRQGRDRSEPLLTELSARLASVEEQAEALTKQLGDSPDAGAAATAAHLERKLAGLRAALEALRPGADQA, from the coding sequence GTGGTGCAGAAAGCGAAGATCCTCCTGGTCGACGACCGACCGGAGAACCTCCTCGCGCTGGAGGCGATCCTCTCAGCGCTGGACCAGACGCTGGTGCGCGCGGTCTCCGGTGAGGAGGCGCTCAAGGCGCTGCTCACCGACGACTTCGCGGTGATCCTGCTGGACGTCCAGATGCCGGGCATGGACGGCTTCGAGACCGCCGCGCACATCAAGCGCCGCGAGCGCACCAGAGACATCCCGATCATCTTCCTGACGGCGATCAACCACGGCCCGCACCACACCTTCCGGGGCTACGCGGCCGGCGCGGTGGACTACATCTCCAAGCCGTTCGACCCCTGGGTGCTGCGCGCCAAGGTCTCCGTCTTCGTCGATCTCTACGTGAAGAACTGCCAGCTCAAGGAGCAGGCAGCGCTGCTGCGGCTGCAGTTGGAGGACGACCGGCAGGGCCGGGACCGCTCGGAGCCGCTGCTGACCGAGCTCTCCGCGCGGCTGGCCTCGGTCGAGGAGCAGGCCGAGGCGCTGACCAAGCAGCTGGGCGACTCGCCCGACGCCGGGGCGGCGGCCACCGCGGCCCACCTGGAGCGCAAGCTGGCCGGCCTGCGGGCGGCGCTGGAGGCGCTGCGCCCCGGCGCGGATCAGGCCTGA
- a CDS encoding DNA translocase FtsK, with amino-acid sequence MAPRTPGSTARTTSPGPAKKAAPAKKSATRKPAAKPAAKPAGKASAKAGPAKPAGKPAGRPAARKAAAKPAAPTPAPARPARSKQPILFRAVRACWLGLAHSIGAVFRGVGDGAKGLHPVHRKDGQALLLLALALVTAAGTWFSPQGWLGGVATSVVSGLFGRMDVLIPLLLAAIAIRLMRHPELPEANGRVAIGLSTLVIGVLGLIHIGCGAPGMQSGATRIRQAGGILGWAASTPMMAAAGPPLAVPLLLLLTFFGLLVVTATPVNKIPERLRLLGERLGVVEPASVDELDGYGEYDEFGEYATGDRELSTEPPEDADPDALPYTVEEDPDDEVGARRRRRGRRKQVDEPELAPAVPDMFLKDPFQTRDLAAGVAADLDGALLHGVPASPAVASIMHQVQDRTAVPEEPAVPPARTPAPGSPGDPAAPEHGEAPSRMEQLQLHSGGGYVLPSLDLLERGGPGKTRSALNDQVVAQLTSTFAEFKVDAKVTGFTRGPTVTRYEVELGPAVKVERITALGKNIAYAVASPDVRIISPIPGKSAVGIEIPNGDREMVNLGDLLRSRSAAEDSHPMVVGMGKDVEGHTVLANLAKMPHILVAGATGAGKSSCINCLITSVLARATPDEVRMVLVDPKRVELTAYEGIPHLITPIITNPKKAAEALQWVVREMDLRYDDLAAYGFRHVDDFNAAVKAGKVTPPLGSERELTPYPYLLVIVDELADLMMVAPRDVEDSVVRITQLARAAGIHLVLATQRPSVDVVTGLIKANVPSRLAFATSAMADSRVILDQPGAEKLIGKGDALFLPMGASKPVRMQGAFVTEAEIAAIVQHCKDQLTAVYRDDVTVGGGPKKEIDEEIGDDLDLLIQAAELVVSTQFGSTSMLQRKLRVGFAKAGRLMDLMESRGIVGPSEGSKARDVLVKPDELDGVLAIIRG; translated from the coding sequence ATGGCCCCACGGACGCCCGGCAGCACCGCACGCACCACGAGTCCGGGACCGGCGAAGAAGGCCGCCCCGGCGAAGAAGTCCGCGACCCGCAAGCCGGCCGCGAAACCCGCTGCGAAGCCGGCCGGGAAGGCGTCCGCCAAGGCAGGCCCGGCCAAGCCGGCCGGGAAACCCGCCGGCAGGCCCGCCGCGCGCAAGGCGGCCGCGAAGCCGGCCGCCCCCACCCCGGCCCCCGCCCGCCCCGCCAGGTCGAAGCAGCCCATACTCTTCCGCGCCGTCCGGGCCTGCTGGTTGGGCCTGGCCCACAGCATCGGCGCGGTGTTCCGCGGCGTCGGCGACGGCGCCAAGGGGTTGCACCCGGTGCACCGCAAGGACGGCCAGGCGCTGCTGCTGCTGGCGCTGGCCCTGGTCACCGCGGCCGGCACCTGGTTCAGCCCGCAGGGCTGGCTGGGCGGCGTGGCCACCAGCGTGGTCAGCGGCCTGTTCGGGCGCATGGACGTGCTGATCCCGCTGCTGCTCGCGGCGATCGCGATCCGGCTGATGCGCCACCCGGAGCTGCCGGAGGCCAACGGACGGGTCGCCATCGGCCTGAGCACCCTGGTGATCGGCGTGCTCGGCCTGATCCACATCGGCTGCGGTGCCCCGGGGATGCAGAGCGGTGCGACCCGGATCCGGCAGGCTGGCGGCATCCTCGGCTGGGCCGCCTCGACACCGATGATGGCTGCCGCCGGCCCGCCGCTGGCGGTGCCGTTGCTGCTGCTGCTGACCTTCTTCGGCCTGCTGGTGGTCACCGCCACCCCGGTCAACAAGATCCCCGAGCGGCTTCGGCTGCTCGGCGAGCGCCTCGGCGTGGTGGAGCCCGCGTCGGTGGACGAGCTGGACGGCTACGGCGAGTACGACGAGTTCGGCGAGTACGCCACCGGCGACCGCGAGCTGTCCACCGAACCGCCGGAGGACGCCGACCCCGACGCGCTGCCCTACACGGTGGAGGAGGACCCGGACGACGAGGTGGGCGCCCGGCGCCGCCGGCGCGGGCGCCGCAAGCAGGTGGACGAGCCGGAGCTCGCACCCGCCGTGCCGGACATGTTCCTCAAGGACCCGTTCCAGACCCGCGACCTGGCCGCCGGAGTGGCCGCCGACCTGGACGGCGCACTGCTGCACGGCGTGCCGGCCTCGCCCGCGGTGGCCAGCATCATGCACCAGGTCCAGGACCGCACCGCCGTGCCGGAGGAGCCGGCCGTTCCGCCGGCGCGCACGCCGGCGCCCGGCTCGCCCGGCGACCCGGCGGCCCCCGAGCACGGCGAGGCGCCGAGCCGGATGGAGCAGCTCCAGCTGCACAGCGGGGGCGGCTACGTGCTGCCCTCGCTGGACCTGCTGGAGCGCGGCGGCCCGGGCAAGACCCGCAGCGCGCTGAACGACCAGGTGGTCGCCCAGCTCACCTCGACCTTCGCCGAGTTCAAGGTGGACGCGAAGGTCACCGGCTTCACCCGGGGGCCGACGGTCACCCGCTACGAGGTGGAGCTGGGCCCGGCCGTCAAGGTCGAGCGGATCACCGCGCTGGGCAAGAACATCGCCTACGCGGTGGCCAGCCCGGACGTGCGGATCATCAGCCCGATCCCGGGCAAGTCCGCGGTGGGCATCGAGATCCCCAACGGGGACCGCGAGATGGTCAACCTCGGCGACCTGCTGCGCTCGCGCAGCGCCGCCGAGGACAGCCACCCGATGGTGGTCGGCATGGGCAAGGACGTCGAGGGCCACACGGTGCTCGCCAACCTGGCCAAGATGCCGCACATCCTGGTCGCCGGCGCCACCGGCGCGGGCAAGTCCTCGTGCATCAACTGCCTGATCACCTCGGTGCTGGCCCGGGCCACCCCGGACGAGGTGCGGATGGTGCTGGTCGACCCCAAGCGGGTCGAGCTGACCGCCTACGAGGGCATCCCGCACCTGATCACCCCGATCATCACCAACCCCAAGAAGGCCGCCGAGGCGCTGCAGTGGGTGGTCCGCGAGATGGACCTGCGCTACGACGACCTCGCGGCCTACGGCTTCCGCCACGTGGACGACTTCAACGCCGCGGTCAAGGCCGGCAAGGTGACCCCGCCGCTGGGCAGCGAGCGGGAGCTGACGCCGTACCCGTACCTGCTGGTGATCGTCGACGAGCTGGCCGATCTGATGATGGTCGCCCCGCGCGACGTCGAGGACTCGGTGGTCCGGATCACCCAGCTGGCCCGGGCCGCCGGCATCCACCTGGTGCTCGCCACCCAGCGGCCCTCGGTGGACGTGGTGACCGGCCTGATCAAGGCCAACGTGCCCTCCCGGCTGGCCTTCGCCACCTCGGCGATGGCCGACTCCCGGGTGATCCTCGATCAGCCGGGCGCGGAGAAGCTGATCGGCAAGGGTGACGCGCTCTTCCTGCCGATGGGTGCGAGCAAGCCGGTCCGGATGCAGGGCGCGTTCGTCACCGAGGCCGAGATCGCGGCGATCGTGCAGCACTGCAAGGACCAGCTGACCGCGGTCTACCGCGACGACGTCACGGTCGGCGGCGGCCCCAAGAAGGAGATCGACGAGGAGATCGGCGACGACCTGGACCTGCTCATCCAGGCCGCCGAGCTGGTCGTCTCCACCCAGTTCGGTTCGACCTCG
- a CDS encoding acetate uptake transporter, translated as MSTDATGANARPASLDAGPLGYLALGLTLLGYGLLQTGLLHHTQVADAAGLAHLLGGVALFIAGLWQLRSGDTLNGTAFAGLGAFWAVWSMGAGSAAGGKNAAGLFLLLWAMLAFTLTAASWQTGLFNRAVFGLLTLSLLLNAIGVLTTSDGLVKAAGWIAAVAGLISWYWATAALTNHHWGRAALPVK; from the coding sequence GTGAGCACTGACGCTACCGGGGCCAATGCCCGACCCGCCTCGCTCGACGCGGGACCCCTCGGATACCTCGCGCTCGGTCTGACCCTGCTCGGCTACGGCCTGCTGCAGACCGGGCTCCTGCACCACACCCAGGTAGCCGATGCCGCGGGCCTCGCGCACCTGCTCGGCGGGGTCGCGCTCTTCATCGCCGGCCTCTGGCAGCTGCGCAGCGGTGACACTCTCAACGGCACCGCGTTCGCCGGGCTGGGCGCCTTCTGGGCGGTCTGGTCCATGGGCGCGGGTTCGGCGGCCGGCGGCAAGAACGCGGCCGGGCTCTTCCTGCTGCTCTGGGCCATGCTGGCCTTCACCCTGACGGCCGCGAGCTGGCAGACCGGTCTCTTCAACCGGGCCGTCTTCGGTCTGCTGACGCTCTCGCTGCTGCTGAACGCGATCGGCGTGCTCACCACCTCCGACGGGCTGGTCAAGGCGGCCGGCTGGATCGCGGCGGTGGCCGGGCTGATCAGCTGGTACTGGGCCACGGCAGCGCTGACCAACCACCACTGGGGCCGGGCGGCGCTGCCGGTCAAGTGA
- a CDS encoding SpoIIE family protein phosphatase, with translation MVTARAAATFEPDGRSASAARGFVRDALLGWGLPEVVDDAVVLVSELVTNAVVHAGTAAEVSCLREEDSVQIGVTDRHPERGLPAFAGPVAGDAVSEHFADAEGEGGRGLLMCSALSSRWGVEYSAGQKTVWFRLPLQRALPGTRYALPQAPGEVLPSTDGTVLVAVVQVDAQGLVRAWNADAEELFRQPATEALDRPWADLVVWPQAPGEQTGLPEVLQLARWEGAFGIRRSDQRTIEVYGSQVRVLDSTGAPSTLCLLVRERDRAVLHTPTRIATTGPVPGAVEPIDLLLDGVPADDLSGMLQQTVERARDLLDGDAAYLLLITEDESEFEVRAATGLPAGHTKDVRLPVDSGNGRYDSARLPAVHEDLSVRPGAAPLLGGSGLRSLITVPLKVEGRLIGSLGVAANRAGQYDNDQALRLQFAADRIALTVENARLAERERLRRGALSFLVEASDLLAGTLEHQQTLALVAQMAVPTLAAWCAVYTIAEQAEFAELAFVLHEDEEQIDPLRALLRRIDPPAGLVGGGAAPWPAPAGALTGAEPAGLIGQCVALPLFARNRVIGLLALGTKAGVTFRQEILELAEDLSRRAALALDNSRLYSERTAISQALQRSLLPPELPKIPGVEVEVFYQAAGEGNEVGGDFYDLFSIREGTYGFAIGDVCGTGPQAASVTGLARNSLRLLAREGLDAPQVLSRLNRAILDEGDRGRFLTLLYGELTPRLDGSTALSLVCAGHPLPLRLRGDGQVSPAATSQPLLGVMEELELTAEQVVLEPGEVLLCVTDGVTERREGLRMLGEDGLAEVLTGCTGLTAGAVAARVQRAVERFAPEPPSDDMAIIALRVPLQRRG, from the coding sequence GTGGTCACCGCGCGCGCAGCCGCCACCTTCGAGCCGGACGGCCGCTCGGCCTCCGCCGCGCGCGGCTTCGTCCGCGACGCGCTGCTGGGTTGGGGGCTGCCCGAGGTCGTCGACGATGCCGTGGTCCTGGTCAGCGAACTGGTCACCAACGCCGTGGTGCACGCCGGGACCGCCGCCGAGGTGAGCTGCCTGCGCGAGGAGGACTCGGTCCAGATCGGCGTCACCGACCGGCACCCCGAGCGCGGGCTGCCCGCCTTCGCCGGGCCGGTCGCGGGCGACGCGGTCTCCGAGCACTTCGCCGACGCCGAGGGCGAGGGCGGGCGCGGCCTGCTGATGTGCTCGGCGCTCTCCAGCCGCTGGGGCGTGGAGTACTCGGCCGGGCAGAAGACCGTCTGGTTCCGGCTGCCGCTGCAGCGTGCCCTGCCCGGCACCCGCTACGCGCTGCCGCAGGCCCCCGGCGAGGTGCTGCCCAGCACCGACGGCACGGTGCTGGTGGCCGTCGTGCAGGTGGACGCCCAGGGGCTGGTGCGGGCCTGGAACGCCGACGCCGAAGAGCTGTTCCGCCAGCCGGCCACCGAAGCGCTCGACCGGCCCTGGGCCGACCTGGTGGTCTGGCCGCAAGCCCCCGGCGAGCAGACCGGCCTGCCCGAGGTGCTCCAACTGGCCCGCTGGGAAGGAGCCTTCGGTATCCGCCGGAGCGATCAGCGGACCATCGAGGTCTACGGCTCCCAGGTCCGCGTGCTGGACTCCACCGGCGCTCCCTCCACGCTCTGCCTGCTGGTCCGCGAACGCGACCGGGCCGTGCTGCACACGCCGACCCGGATCGCCACCACCGGCCCCGTGCCGGGCGCCGTCGAGCCGATCGACCTGCTGCTCGACGGCGTGCCCGCCGACGACCTGTCAGGCATGCTCCAGCAGACCGTGGAACGAGCCCGCGACCTGCTCGACGGGGACGCGGCCTACCTGCTGCTGATCACCGAGGACGAGAGCGAGTTCGAGGTCAGGGCGGCCACCGGGCTGCCGGCCGGGCACACCAAGGACGTCCGGCTCCCGGTCGACTCCGGCAACGGCCGCTACGACTCCGCCCGGCTGCCCGCCGTCCACGAGGACCTCTCGGTGCGTCCGGGCGCGGCCCCGCTGCTCGGCGGCTCCGGGCTGCGCTCGCTGATCACCGTCCCGCTCAAGGTGGAGGGCCGGCTGATCGGCTCGCTCGGGGTGGCCGCCAACCGGGCCGGACAGTACGACAACGACCAGGCGCTGCGGCTGCAGTTCGCCGCCGACCGGATCGCGCTGACCGTCGAGAACGCCCGGCTGGCCGAGCGGGAGCGGCTGCGGCGCGGCGCGCTCTCCTTCCTGGTGGAGGCCTCCGACCTGCTGGCCGGCACCCTGGAGCACCAGCAGACCCTCGCCCTGGTGGCGCAGATGGCGGTGCCCACGCTCGCCGCCTGGTGCGCCGTCTACACCATCGCGGAGCAGGCCGAGTTCGCCGAGCTGGCCTTCGTGCTGCACGAGGACGAGGAGCAGATCGACCCGCTGCGCGCCCTGCTGCGGCGCATCGACCCGCCGGCGGGCCTGGTGGGCGGCGGCGCCGCGCCCTGGCCCGCCCCGGCCGGGGCCCTCACCGGCGCCGAACCCGCCGGGCTGATCGGCCAGTGCGTGGCGCTGCCGCTGTTCGCGCGCAACCGGGTGATCGGCCTGCTGGCGCTCGGCACCAAGGCCGGGGTGACGTTCCGCCAGGAGATCCTGGAGCTGGCCGAGGACCTGTCCCGCCGCGCCGCCCTGGCCCTGGACAACTCCCGGCTCTACTCGGAGCGGACCGCGATCAGCCAGGCCCTGCAGCGCAGCCTGCTGCCCCCGGAGCTGCCGAAGATCCCCGGTGTCGAGGTGGAGGTCTTCTACCAGGCCGCCGGGGAGGGCAACGAGGTCGGCGGCGACTTCTACGACCTCTTCTCGATCCGCGAGGGCACCTACGGCTTCGCGATCGGCGACGTCTGCGGCACCGGCCCGCAGGCCGCCTCGGTCACCGGGCTGGCCCGGAACTCCCTGCGCCTGCTGGCCCGTGAGGGGCTGGACGCCCCGCAGGTGCTCTCCCGGCTCAACCGGGCGATCCTCGACGAGGGCGACCGGGGCCGCTTCCTGACCCTGCTCTACGGCGAGCTGACGCCCCGCCTGGACGGCAGCACCGCGCTGAGCCTGGTCTGCGCCGGGCACCCGCTGCCACTGCGGCTGCGCGGCGACGGCCAGGTGAGCCCGGCAGCCACCTCGCAGCCGCTGCTGGGCGTGATGGAGGAGCTGGAGCTGACGGCCGAGCAGGTGGTGCTGGAGCCGGGCGAGGTGCTGCTCTGCGTCACGGACGGGGTGACCGAGCGGCGTGAGGGGCTGCGGATGCTCGGCGAGGACGGGCTGGCCGAGGTGCTCACCGGGTGCACCGGACTGACGGCCGGAGCCGTCGCGGCCCGGGTGCAGCGCGCCGTCGAACGGTTCGCGCCGGAGCCCCCCTCGGACGACATGGCGATCATCGCGCTCCGGGTGCCGCTCCAGCGACGGGGCTGA